The following coding sequences are from one bacterium SCSIO 12741 window:
- a CDS encoding S8 family peptidase, with the protein MRKGLIYGWLMVMCSFVMSNLMAQNNYQLGKVHIKVAPEYQDQFYSEKYPESFESIQYEFDLRVSQKFPNQSEIAEPGTVAVERIYVLEFSPQENPIKLSKLLMETGLFDYAEPCWIGQLAYTPNDPDITKQLYLHTIGAYDAWDITKGSSSTIIGVVDAGTDTNHLDLKPNFYRNTNDPINGVDDDQDGFVDNYYGWNFEGNNNNVQYSGGVDHGVQMSGAIAPATNNSLGVAGPGFNCRMMNIKVTNGSQVLYGYEGIKYAADHGCQVINCSWNFKIHSQFGEDMVNYATYDKGALVVAATGNQGKEDLNYPALYEAVLSVANVDYSGSAMSNSNYGYYVDLSAPGLNIWSTKGGNKYASNSGSSYSSAIVSGCAALLRSYKPGLTPTEVKSWLKASSTDIYANGQNSFYKNKFGAGMIHIGEALKFSNKAYPEWVKSYFTEPDNGVSEPGDTLDVLVELANYLDPSTGSYQLELSSLNGYAQVFKSKSTLRALATNDTASADSAFQLSIASSVPDNYALQLELKVIQNTDTFYYGFTHQVNPTYSVINYNDITTSLGTRGTYGWYEYPTISGKGVTYQGGAQLLHEGGLMIGNDIQNEVTVVDRLRGFQYVEQRDFLATRGISEWNPAQAPFALTGGFDDSNAKDELGVGVVQNAYAWKGDGKDNFVLFEYQIFSRKNKDLKDIYVGMMSDWDIGDYNKNRAAYDGQRYLAYSYEVDQEDTWCAMQLISPEKEWKTYAIDNISGGAGGIDITDNDVYSKEEKYYTLSTTRERAGEQTGGGDVLQVISSGPHQIPVGDTLTFQVAILVAHSFAELQESADSAYYLIHGRLPNSVTEPALKSSLKLYPNPSDGQVTIQSESVDIQLLTLTDLSGKVLDQKTLEPALEWNWDLGHLESSLYLIHVQTAQGNQVFKLRIY; encoded by the coding sequence ATGAGAAAAGGGTTAATATACGGTTGGTTAATGGTGATGTGCAGCTTCGTCATGTCCAATCTGATGGCCCAGAATAACTACCAATTGGGAAAGGTCCACATCAAAGTGGCACCTGAATACCAAGATCAGTTTTACTCAGAAAAGTACCCAGAGTCCTTCGAATCTATTCAGTATGAATTTGATCTTCGGGTTTCTCAAAAATTTCCCAATCAATCTGAAATTGCCGAACCGGGAACGGTGGCGGTAGAGCGTATTTATGTTTTGGAATTTTCCCCGCAGGAAAATCCGATAAAGCTTTCCAAATTACTGATGGAAACGGGTCTGTTTGATTATGCAGAACCCTGTTGGATTGGCCAATTGGCATACACGCCTAACGATCCGGATATCACCAAGCAGTTGTACTTACATACCATTGGTGCTTATGATGCGTGGGATATTACGAAAGGAAGTAGTTCAACCATTATTGGAGTTGTGGATGCTGGAACGGATACGAACCACCTGGACCTAAAACCCAATTTCTACCGCAACACCAATGATCCGATCAACGGCGTGGATGATGATCAGGATGGATTTGTAGACAATTATTACGGCTGGAACTTTGAAGGAAACAATAACAACGTTCAATACAGCGGTGGAGTAGATCACGGTGTACAAATGTCAGGGGCTATAGCACCGGCTACCAACAATAGTTTGGGTGTAGCTGGCCCAGGATTCAACTGCCGAATGATGAACATCAAGGTGACCAACGGCTCTCAGGTACTTTACGGCTACGAAGGCATTAAATATGCAGCTGATCACGGATGCCAGGTGATTAACTGTTCCTGGAATTTTAAAATCCACAGCCAGTTTGGAGAAGATATGGTCAACTATGCGACCTACGATAAAGGAGCTTTGGTTGTAGCGGCCACTGGAAACCAGGGCAAAGAAGATCTGAATTATCCTGCTTTGTACGAAGCGGTGCTGTCAGTGGCTAATGTGGATTACAGCGGAAGTGCGATGAGCAATTCCAACTATGGCTACTACGTGGATCTATCCGCTCCCGGGCTTAACATTTGGTCGACCAAGGGTGGAAACAAATACGCTTCTAACAGTGGTAGTTCTTACTCCTCGGCCATTGTGAGTGGCTGTGCCGCTTTGTTGCGATCCTATAAGCCAGGCCTTACACCTACTGAGGTGAAATCCTGGTTAAAAGCTAGCTCGACCGATATTTACGCTAACGGCCAAAATTCTTTTTACAAAAACAAGTTTGGAGCTGGAATGATCCATATCGGTGAAGCTCTGAAGTTTTCGAATAAGGCCTATCCTGAATGGGTGAAGAGCTATTTCACAGAACCTGATAATGGAGTTTCTGAACCCGGAGATACGCTGGATGTATTGGTCGAATTGGCCAATTACCTCGATCCATCAACCGGTTCCTACCAATTGGAACTAAGCAGCCTGAATGGATATGCCCAGGTATTTAAGTCCAAGAGTACTTTGCGAGCTCTGGCCACCAACGATACCGCTTCCGCCGATAGTGCATTTCAACTGTCCATCGCTTCGAGTGTTCCGGATAATTATGCCCTGCAACTGGAGCTCAAGGTCATTCAGAATACCGATACCTTTTATTATGGTTTTACCCATCAGGTAAATCCGACGTATTCCGTTATCAACTACAACGATATCACTACCAGTTTAGGAACCCGGGGCACCTACGGTTGGTATGAATACCCGACCATTTCAGGAAAAGGCGTTACCTACCAGGGCGGAGCACAGTTGCTCCACGAAGGTGGATTGATGATTGGAAACGATATCCAAAATGAAGTCACGGTAGTCGATCGTTTAAGAGGTTTTCAATACGTAGAGCAACGCGATTTTCTGGCGACTCGTGGAATCTCAGAATGGAACCCTGCACAAGCACCTTTCGCCCTTACCGGAGGTTTCGATGATTCCAATGCCAAGGATGAATTGGGAGTGGGAGTGGTGCAAAATGCCTACGCTTGGAAGGGAGATGGCAAGGATAATTTTGTGCTCTTTGAATACCAGATTTTTAGCCGTAAGAATAAGGACCTTAAGGATATCTATGTGGGTATGATGAGCGACTGGGATATCGGTGATTACAACAAAAACCGGGCAGCCTACGATGGCCAGCGCTATTTGGCTTATTCCTATGAAGTAGATCAGGAGGATACATGGTGCGCTATGCAATTGATAAGTCCGGAAAAGGAATGGAAAACCTATGCCATAGACAATATCTCCGGTGGTGCTGGAGGAATTGATATTACGGACAACGACGTGTATAGCAAGGAAGAAAAATATTACACCTTATCCACCACCCGTGAGCGGGCTGGGGAACAAACAGGGGGAGGTGATGTACTCCAGGTGATTAGTTCAGGTCCTCATCAAATTCCCGTGGGTGACACTTTAACCTTCCAAGTTGCTATTTTGGTAGCCCATTCTTTCGCAGAATTGCAGGAAAGTGCGGATTCAGCTTACTACCTAATTCATGGTAGATTGCCCAATTCGGTGACCGAACCTGCTTTAAAATCGTCTCTGAAGTTGTATCCAAATCCGAGTGACGGTCAGGTAACCATCCAATCTGAATCGGTCGATATTCAACTTTTAACCCTCACCGATTTGTCGGGTAAAGTGTTGGACCAAAAAACGTTAGAGCCAGCCTTGGAGTGGAATTGGGATTTGGGGCATTTGGAATCTTCGCTCTATTTGATCCATGTTCAAACCGCCCAGGGAAATCAAGTCTTTAAGCTTCGAATTTATTGA
- a CDS encoding S8 family peptidase has product MAAPGNFTLTSGRLVDLNFLANTPSQRHRLAKGGYHFTNGGTSMASPVVAGIAALYLEKCPDATHAEIKQALMATLFGDSLTGGLPNHQFGHGKVHGLDALLHSNFNPPLTTSSGDSAFCTGDSLSVSITGSYSNVVWNTGDSTSLITLHQSDTVFARMTNSQGCLGFSDTLDVEQYPYHPVVISGDTQFCAGSETVLRAQGSVTYIWNPGGLSGDSVTISQGGMVYVEALDSNLCPSSDSIRVYELTLPMTQVTGDSMFCLKDSSVLYASGALTYFWSDSSTTDSLRIYVGGTYWVEGTDSLGCSSKDSIKVVAIPCVWEGIDDENSQSTIKLYPNPANNVLTIRLDDPAVEPARIQLLTLRGRVVNETSLEMGEVQKVWDWGQWPSGLYLIRVVQAQQENWFKIRIEQ; this is encoded by the coding sequence ATGGCAGCGCCAGGTAACTTTACCTTGACTTCCGGTCGTTTGGTCGATTTAAACTTTTTAGCCAATACGCCTTCTCAACGCCATCGACTGGCGAAAGGAGGGTATCATTTTACCAATGGAGGGACTTCTATGGCGTCACCGGTAGTGGCTGGAATTGCTGCACTTTACCTTGAAAAATGCCCGGATGCAACCCACGCCGAGATCAAACAGGCTTTGATGGCCACTTTGTTTGGAGATAGCCTTACCGGCGGATTGCCAAACCATCAATTTGGTCATGGAAAAGTGCACGGCTTAGATGCTTTGCTACATTCCAATTTCAACCCTCCATTAACCACTTCTTCCGGTGATTCGGCTTTTTGTACAGGAGATAGTCTAAGCGTTTCCATTACAGGCTCCTATTCGAATGTAGTTTGGAATACGGGAGACAGTACATCTTTGATCACCCTACATCAGTCAGATACGGTATTCGCTCGTATGACCAATTCTCAGGGATGTTTGGGATTTTCAGATACCTTGGACGTGGAGCAGTATCCCTATCATCCTGTTGTCATTAGCGGCGACACCCAATTTTGTGCGGGTTCTGAGACCGTTTTGAGAGCCCAGGGATCAGTTACCTATATATGGAACCCCGGAGGTCTTTCTGGCGATTCTGTAACGATTAGTCAGGGTGGAATGGTCTACGTTGAGGCTCTGGATAGCAATCTTTGTCCTTCTTCTGATTCCATTCGGGTTTATGAATTGACCTTGCCCATGACCCAAGTCACGGGTGATTCCATGTTCTGTCTCAAAGACTCTTCAGTTTTATATGCTTCTGGGGCGTTGACTTACTTTTGGTCAGATAGCTCTACAACTGATTCCTTACGAATCTATGTAGGCGGCACGTATTGGGTAGAAGGAACTGACAGTTTGGGTTGTTCTTCAAAGGATTCAATCAAAGTAGTTGCCATTCCATGTGTTTGGGAAGGGATAGACGATGAAAACAGTCAGTCTACCATCAAATTGTATCCTAACCCCGCCAACAATGTTTTAACGATACGGCTGGATGATCCAGCGGTTGAGCCCGCTCGCATCCAACTGTTAACTTTGCGAGGACGTGTAGTTAATGAGACTTCTCTCGAAATGGGTGAAGTACAAAAAGTTTGGGATTGGGGCCAGTGGCCTTCCGGTTTGTACCTGATAAGAGTGGTGCAAGCTCAGCAAGAAAATTGGTTTAAGATTCGAATAGAACAATGA